From a region of the Mycobacterium intracellulare ATCC 13950 genome:
- a CDS encoding ABC transporter permease → MADFTSRRTLVLRRFARNRFAVASLILLVLLFVGCYSLPAVLPYSYEDLDFTALLQPPSARHWLGTNALGQDLLAQILRGMQKSMLIGVCVAVISTGIAATVGSVSGYFGGWRDRVLMWLVDLLLVVPSFILIAIVTPRTKDSANIVMLVLLLAGFGWMVSSRMVRGMTMSLREREFIRAARYMGVSSRRIIVGHVVPNVASILIIDAALNVASAILAETGLSFLGFGIQPPDVSLGTLIANGTLSATTFPWVFLFPAGVLVLILVCANLTGDGLRDALDPGSTPVRGGAR, encoded by the coding sequence GTGGCGGACTTCACCTCGCGCCGCACGCTGGTGCTACGCAGGTTTGCGCGCAATCGGTTCGCGGTGGCGTCGCTGATCTTGTTGGTGCTGCTGTTCGTGGGCTGTTACAGCCTGCCCGCGGTGCTTCCCTATTCCTACGAGGACCTCGATTTCACCGCGCTGCTGCAGCCGCCCAGCGCGCGCCACTGGCTGGGCACCAACGCGCTGGGACAAGACCTGCTGGCGCAGATCCTGCGGGGGATGCAGAAGTCGATGCTGATCGGTGTGTGCGTGGCGGTCATCTCCACCGGCATCGCCGCCACCGTCGGTTCGGTCTCGGGCTATTTCGGCGGTTGGCGCGACCGTGTGCTGATGTGGCTGGTCGACCTGCTGTTGGTGGTGCCCAGCTTCATCCTCATCGCCATCGTGACGCCGCGCACCAAGGACTCGGCGAACATCGTGATGCTCGTTCTGCTGCTGGCGGGATTCGGCTGGATGGTCAGTTCCCGCATGGTGCGGGGCATGACCATGAGTTTGCGCGAGCGCGAATTCATCCGTGCCGCACGGTATATGGGCGTATCCAGCCGCCGCATCATCGTCGGGCATGTGGTGCCCAACGTGGCGTCCATCCTGATCATCGACGCGGCGCTCAACGTCGCCTCGGCCATCCTGGCCGAAACCGGCTTGAGCTTCCTGGGTTTCGGCATCCAGCCACCGGATGTGTCGCTGGGCACCTTGATCGCCAATGGCACCCTGTCGGCGACCACGTTCCCGTGGGTGTTCCTCTTTCCCGCCGGGGTGCTGGTGCTGATCCTGGTGTGCGCCAACCTGACCGGCGACGGCCTGCGGGACGCGCTCGACCCGGGCAGCACCCCGGTGCGGGGCGGTGCGCGATGA
- a CDS encoding dipeptide ABC transporter ATP-binding protein: MSPLLEVTDLAVTFATGGDPVTAVRGVSYRVEPGEVVAMVGESGSGKSVSAMAVVGLLPEYARVRGSVRLHDTELLGLDDDAMSRFRGKTVGMVFQDPMSALTPVYTVGDQIAEAIEIHQPRVGRRAARHRAVELLELVGIAQPERRARAFPHELSGGERQRVVIAIAIANDPDLLICDEPTTALDVTVQAQILEVLKTARDVTGAGVLIITHDLGVVAEFADRALVMYAGRVVESAEVHDLYRDRRMPYTVGLLGSVPRLNAAQGTRLVPIPGAPPSLAGLDPGCPFAPRCPLAIDECRLEEPELLPVGADHRAACIRTDQVGGRSAADIYGVSTTAQSVRPDDSSVVVRVRDLTKTYRLTKGVLRRRAGGVRAVDGVSFELRQGRTLGIVGESGSGKSTTLHEILELTGPQSGSIEVLGTDVTTLSPASRRSLRRDIQVVFQDPVASLDPRLPVFELLAEPLRANGFDKGRTNARVAELLEIVGLRRADAIRYPAEFSGGQKQRIGIARALALQPKILALDEPVSALDVSIQAGIINLLLDLQALFGLSYLFVSHDLSVIKHLAHEVVVMRSGTVVERGDSRQVFDNPQHEYTRQLLDAVPRPDPGARG, encoded by the coding sequence ATGAGCCCCCTGCTCGAGGTGACCGACCTGGCCGTGACCTTCGCGACCGGCGGCGATCCGGTGACCGCGGTCCGCGGCGTCAGCTACCGCGTCGAACCGGGCGAAGTCGTCGCCATGGTCGGCGAATCCGGTTCGGGCAAGTCCGTTTCGGCGATGGCGGTCGTGGGCCTGTTGCCCGAGTACGCGCGGGTGCGCGGCTCGGTCCGGCTGCACGACACCGAGCTGCTGGGCCTGGACGACGACGCGATGTCGCGGTTCCGCGGCAAGACGGTCGGCATGGTGTTCCAGGATCCGATGTCGGCGCTGACACCGGTGTACACCGTCGGCGACCAGATCGCCGAGGCGATCGAGATCCACCAGCCGCGGGTGGGACGGCGGGCGGCCCGTCATCGCGCGGTCGAACTGCTCGAATTGGTGGGCATCGCCCAGCCGGAGCGACGCGCCCGCGCGTTTCCGCACGAGCTCTCCGGCGGTGAACGGCAACGGGTCGTCATCGCGATCGCGATCGCCAACGACCCCGACTTGTTGATCTGCGACGAGCCCACCACCGCACTCGATGTCACCGTGCAGGCGCAGATCCTCGAGGTCCTCAAAACCGCCCGCGACGTCACCGGGGCCGGGGTGCTGATCATCACGCACGACCTCGGTGTGGTCGCCGAGTTCGCCGACCGGGCGCTGGTGATGTACGCGGGGCGGGTCGTCGAATCCGCCGAGGTGCACGACCTTTACCGGGACCGCCGCATGCCCTACACCGTCGGGCTGTTGGGCTCGGTTCCGCGGCTGAACGCCGCACAGGGCACCCGGTTGGTGCCGATCCCCGGCGCACCGCCGTCGTTGGCCGGTCTGGATCCCGGCTGTCCGTTCGCCCCGCGCTGCCCGCTGGCCATCGACGAATGTCGGCTCGAGGAGCCGGAACTGCTTCCCGTCGGTGCCGACCATCGGGCGGCCTGCATCCGCACCGATCAGGTGGGCGGCCGCAGCGCCGCGGACATCTACGGCGTCAGCACCACGGCACAGTCGGTGAGACCCGATGACTCGTCGGTCGTCGTCCGGGTGCGTGACCTGACCAAGACCTACCGGCTGACCAAGGGCGTGCTGCGCCGCCGCGCCGGCGGGGTGCGCGCGGTCGACGGCGTCAGTTTCGAGCTGCGGCAGGGCCGTACCCTCGGCATCGTCGGCGAGTCCGGTTCGGGGAAATCGACCACGTTGCACGAGATCCTGGAACTCACCGGGCCCCAATCGGGATCGATCGAAGTGCTGGGCACCGATGTCACGACGCTGAGCCCGGCGAGCAGGCGGTCGCTGCGACGCGACATTCAGGTCGTGTTCCAAGACCCGGTCGCCTCGCTGGACCCGCGACTGCCGGTGTTCGAGCTTCTCGCCGAACCGCTGCGCGCCAACGGGTTCGACAAGGGCCGCACCAACGCGCGCGTCGCCGAGCTGCTCGAGATCGTGGGCCTGCGCCGCGCCGACGCGATCCGCTACCCCGCCGAGTTCTCCGGTGGGCAGAAGCAGCGCATCGGCATCGCCCGTGCGCTGGCGCTGCAACCGAAGATCCTGGCGCTCGACGAACCCGTCTCCGCGCTCGACGTCTCCATCCAGGCCGGGATCATCAACCTGCTGCTCGACCTGCAAGCGCTCTTCGGCTTGTCCTATCTGTTCGTCTCCCACGATCTTTCGGTGATCAAGCACCTCGCCCATGAGGTGGTCGTGATGCGTTCCGGAACGGTCGTCGAGCGGGGCGACAGCCGGCAGGTCTTCGACAACCCGCAACACGAATACACCCGGCAGCTGCTGGACGCGGTGCCGCGACCCGATCCGGGCGCACGTGGCTAG
- a CDS encoding AAA family ATPase — protein sequence MKLHRLILTNYRGISHREIEFPDHGVVVVCGANEIGKSSMIEALDLLLESRDRSTKKEVKQVKPTHSDVGSEVSAEISCGPYRFVYRKRFHKKCETELTIITPCREQLTGDEAHERVRAMLAETVDSDLWHAQRVLQSASTAAVDLSGCDALSRALDVAAGDSGGLCGTEPLLIERIDTEYARYFTPTGRPTGQWAAAIARLADAEAAVAECAAAVAEVDDRVARHAVLTEQVADFSQRRIAAGPRVTAAREAADRIAELTAQQREAQLVAAAAAATSAAATAAHTGRLQLLAEIDARAAAVAETEAQAHQAASAHASARAEAEACDATLQRATQVLADLQCRVDAARRRVDRLADLEEADRLSTRLAKVDAIERDRERICAELSTIAVTEELLRRIEDACAAVDRIGDQLASTSAAIEFTAAADIHLVVGGERISLSAGQSWSITAAGSTVVEVSDVLTARVTPGATTLDIHTKHAAAQQEMAAALAAAEVADLAAARSADQRRRELVSARDQLGATLAGLCGDEQIDEMRSRLAQLRAQHPAEPAPGATDIGAARAELDAAQQGHAAASTDCEAHRQAATTAAAALAELSTRATVLQNTLEAQRAELQATAGRLAAERASVSDEELAASADSALRAAQAADQRVGELAAALAAASPDAVAAELAEATKEAESLRERYEEAARALREITIELSVFGSEGRQGKLDAAETEREHAATEHSQIGARARAAKLLRSVMTRHRDTTRRRYVEPYRAELQRLGRPVFGPSFEVDIDSDLCIRSRTLNGITVPYESLSGGAKEQLGILARLAGAALVAKEDAVPVVVDDALGFTDPDRLAKMGQLFDSVGTHGQVIVLTCSPDRYDGVRGAHRIDLTA from the coding sequence AGTCGTCGATGATCGAGGCGCTGGACCTGCTCCTGGAGTCCCGGGATCGGTCGACGAAGAAGGAAGTCAAGCAGGTCAAACCCACCCACAGCGACGTGGGCTCCGAGGTCTCCGCCGAAATCAGTTGCGGCCCCTACCGTTTCGTCTATCGCAAGCGGTTTCACAAGAAGTGCGAGACGGAGCTGACGATCATCACGCCGTGCCGCGAACAGCTGACCGGCGACGAAGCCCACGAACGGGTGCGGGCGATGCTGGCCGAGACGGTGGACAGCGACCTCTGGCATGCCCAGCGTGTGCTGCAGTCGGCGTCGACCGCCGCGGTGGACCTGTCCGGGTGCGACGCGCTGTCACGCGCGCTCGATGTGGCCGCCGGTGACAGCGGCGGGCTCTGTGGCACCGAGCCGTTGCTGATCGAGCGGATCGACACCGAATACGCGCGGTACTTCACCCCGACCGGGCGTCCGACGGGGCAGTGGGCCGCCGCGATCGCCCGGCTCGCCGATGCCGAGGCCGCGGTCGCCGAGTGCGCGGCCGCCGTCGCCGAGGTCGACGACCGGGTCGCTCGCCACGCCGTTTTGACCGAGCAGGTGGCCGACTTCTCCCAGCGGCGCATCGCCGCCGGCCCGCGCGTGACGGCCGCCCGGGAAGCCGCCGACCGGATCGCCGAGCTCACCGCGCAGCAGCGCGAAGCCCAATTGGTGGCCGCCGCCGCGGCGGCCACCAGCGCCGCGGCGACCGCCGCCCACACCGGCCGTTTACAGCTGCTCGCCGAAATCGACGCCCGCGCCGCCGCTGTCGCCGAAACGGAGGCCCAGGCGCACCAAGCCGCGTCCGCGCACGCGTCGGCCCGCGCCGAGGCCGAGGCGTGCGACGCCACGCTCCAGCGGGCCACGCAGGTCCTGGCCGACCTGCAGTGCCGGGTCGACGCCGCGCGCCGCCGCGTCGACCGGCTCGCCGACCTCGAGGAGGCCGACCGGTTGAGCACCCGGCTGGCCAAGGTCGACGCCATCGAGCGGGATCGTGAGCGAATCTGCGCCGAGCTCAGCACGATCGCCGTCACCGAGGAACTGCTGCGACGAATCGAGGACGCCTGCGCCGCGGTCGATCGCATCGGGGACCAGTTGGCGTCGACGTCGGCGGCGATCGAATTCACCGCCGCCGCGGACATTCACCTGGTGGTCGGCGGTGAGCGAATCTCGTTGTCGGCGGGGCAGAGCTGGTCGATCACCGCCGCCGGGTCCACCGTGGTCGAGGTGTCCGACGTCCTGACCGCCCGGGTCACCCCTGGCGCGACCACGCTGGATATCCACACGAAACATGCTGCGGCACAACAAGAAATGGCGGCGGCGCTGGCCGCCGCCGAGGTGGCCGATCTCGCCGCTGCGCGCTCGGCCGACCAGCGGCGCCGCGAGCTGGTGAGCGCCCGCGATCAGCTCGGCGCCACGCTGGCCGGTCTGTGCGGCGACGAGCAGATCGACGAGATGCGCTCGCGCCTGGCGCAGCTGCGGGCCCAGCACCCGGCCGAGCCGGCGCCCGGTGCCACGGACATCGGCGCCGCCCGCGCCGAACTCGACGCGGCCCAGCAGGGTCACGCGGCGGCGTCGACCGACTGCGAGGCTCACCGCCAGGCCGCCACCACCGCCGCCGCGGCGCTGGCCGAGTTATCCACCCGGGCAACCGTTCTGCAGAACACGTTGGAAGCCCAGCGGGCCGAGCTGCAGGCGACCGCGGGCCGACTGGCCGCCGAGCGCGCCTCGGTCAGCGACGAGGAACTCGCGGCGTCGGCGGACTCGGCGTTGCGGGCCGCGCAGGCCGCGGACCAACGAGTCGGCGAGCTCGCCGCCGCCTTGGCCGCCGCGTCCCCCGATGCCGTTGCCGCCGAATTGGCCGAGGCCACAAAGGAAGCCGAGTCGCTGCGGGAGCGCTACGAAGAAGCCGCCCGCGCGTTGCGTGAGATCACCATCGAACTCTCGGTGTTCGGCAGTGAGGGGCGCCAGGGCAAGCTGGACGCCGCGGAAACGGAGCGCGAGCACGCCGCCACGGAGCACAGTCAGATCGGCGCGCGGGCCCGGGCAGCGAAACTGCTGCGCTCGGTCATGACGCGTCACCGCGACACCACGCGCAGACGCTACGTCGAGCCTTATCGCGCGGAGCTGCAGCGGCTCGGACGTCCCGTGTTCGGGCCGAGTTTCGAGGTCGACATCGACAGCGACCTGTGCATCCGTAGCCGCACGCTCAACGGCATCACGGTGCCCTATGAATCGTTGTCGGGCGGCGCCAAGGAGCAACTGGGCATCCTGGCCCGGCTGGCCGGTGCCGCCCTGGTCGCCAAGGAGGACGCCGTGCCGGTGGTCGTCGACGACGCCCTGGGCTTCACCGACCCCGACCGGCTGGCCAAAATGGGTCAGTTGTTCGACAGCGTCGGCACTCACGGGCAGGTGATCGTGCTCACCTGCAGTCCCGACCGTTACGACGGTGTGCGGGGCGCGCATCGCATCGACCTCACCGCCTGA
- a CDS encoding alpha/beta hydrolase: MTMNAKRSRVQQKLAELPGVRAVRRPISPHSADEFDLYYVRTGRKSRHPLVIIPGGPGVASVQMYKGLRRRAAAAGLDVIMIEHRGVGMSRHDDSGADLPPQSMTVNQVVDDVAAVLDDAHADSADIYGASYGTYIAAGVGVRHPDRVHAMVLDSPLLSRHDIVIVRRAIRRLLLRGDSPETAALAPKMRKLVDAGVMTPAATHVVATIYGYGGADLLERQLDLLLQRRKLLWWTLSRFTTLSNLPFRYEEDLVSRIAFRELDYAAEPDGLPLDPAVAESEARTQRVTFEDEPYDLPTEMPNFNWPTAVISGGRDLITPPAVAERVASLLPDAVLLSLPSMAHSALDFREPVALAAAEAVGRGDLKGLAAQASALDALPPRPEVRLLWKLIETAAAAEGALPVPTRLLRRLSCA, from the coding sequence ATGACGATGAACGCGAAGCGGAGCCGGGTGCAGCAGAAGCTGGCGGAATTGCCCGGCGTGCGCGCCGTGCGCCGGCCAATCTCGCCGCACAGCGCCGACGAGTTCGATCTGTACTACGTGCGCACGGGCCGCAAGTCCCGCCACCCGCTGGTCATCATCCCCGGCGGGCCGGGCGTGGCGTCGGTGCAGATGTACAAGGGACTGCGCAGACGCGCGGCGGCGGCCGGTCTCGACGTCATCATGATCGAACACCGCGGGGTGGGGATGTCGCGCCACGACGATTCGGGTGCCGACCTGCCCCCGCAGTCCATGACCGTGAATCAGGTCGTCGACGACGTGGCGGCGGTGCTCGACGACGCCCACGCCGACTCGGCCGACATCTATGGCGCGTCCTACGGCACCTATATCGCGGCCGGAGTGGGTGTGCGCCATCCCGACCGCGTGCACGCGATGGTGCTCGATTCGCCGCTGCTGTCGCGGCACGACATCGTCATCGTGCGCCGGGCGATTCGCCGGCTGCTGCTCCGGGGCGACAGCCCCGAAACCGCCGCCTTGGCACCGAAAATGCGCAAACTGGTCGACGCCGGCGTCATGACCCCGGCGGCGACACACGTCGTCGCGACCATTTACGGCTACGGCGGCGCCGACCTGCTCGAGCGTCAACTCGATCTGTTACTGCAGCGCCGGAAACTCTTGTGGTGGACGCTATCCCGGTTCACCACCCTGAGCAATCTGCCGTTCCGCTACGAGGAAGATCTGGTGAGCCGCATCGCGTTCCGCGAGCTGGACTACGCCGCCGAACCCGACGGCCTGCCGCTGGACCCTGCAGTGGCCGAAAGCGAAGCGCGCACGCAGCGAGTGACTTTCGAGGACGAGCCCTATGACCTGCCCACGGAAATGCCGAACTTCAACTGGCCCACCGCGGTGATTTCCGGCGGCCGTGACCTCATCACCCCGCCGGCGGTGGCCGAGCGCGTCGCGTCGCTGCTGCCCGATGCCGTGCTCTTGAGCCTGCCGAGCATGGCGCACAGCGCGCTGGATTTCCGCGAGCCCGTCGCGCTCGCCGCCGCCGAGGCGGTGGGGCGCGGCGACCTGAAAGGGCTTGCCGCCCAAGCGTCGGCGCTGGACGCGCTGCCGCCGCGCCCCGAGGTGCGGCTGCTGTGGAAGTTGATCGAAACGGCGGCCGCCGCCGAAGGCGCGCTGCCGGTCCCCACGCGGCTGTTGCGCCGGCTCAGCTGCGCGTGA
- a CDS encoding PaaI family thioesterase codes for MIAQFLPQSPFVVKLGIVADRLEEDEVRLRLPWDPSNVTLGDMVHGGAIATLADLTVMAAAWCGVPAPPELRGVTVSMALDYMAPARATDVIGIGRVLRRGRSLVNCEAEIVDSGGTLVAKALATYKVG; via the coding sequence GTGATCGCGCAGTTCCTCCCCCAGTCCCCGTTCGTCGTCAAGCTGGGCATCGTCGCCGACCGGCTCGAGGAGGACGAGGTGCGGCTGCGGCTGCCCTGGGACCCGTCCAACGTGACGCTCGGCGACATGGTTCACGGTGGGGCCATCGCCACCCTCGCCGACCTCACCGTCATGGCGGCGGCGTGGTGCGGCGTCCCAGCCCCGCCGGAACTGCGCGGCGTGACGGTGTCGATGGCGCTGGACTACATGGCCCCGGCTCGGGCCACCGACGTGATCGGCATCGGCCGGGTGCTGCGACGCGGCCGATCGCTGGTCAATTGCGAGGCCGAGATCGTCGACTCGGGGGGCACGCTGGTGGCCAAGGCCTTGGCGACCTACAAGGTCGGCTGA
- a CDS encoding ABC transporter permease, which yields MTRFLARRLLNYVVLLALASFLTFCLTSVAFKPLDSLLQRNPRPPQAVIDAKAHALGLDEAIPIRYAHWASHAVRGDFGKTVTGQPVGESLWRRVGVTLRLLVIGSLVGTVAGIAAGAWGAIRQYRLSDRVVTMVALLVLSTPTFVIANLLILAALRVNWAVGLQIFDYTGETSPGVSGGAGAHFFDRLRHLVLPSLTLALAAAAGYSRYQRNAMLDVLGQDFIRTARAKGLTRRRALVKHGLRTALIPLATLFAYGVAGLVTGAVFVEKIFGWHGMGEWLVQGIATQDTNIVAAITVFSGAVVLLAGLLSDVFYAALDPRVRVS from the coding sequence ATGACCCGGTTTCTCGCCCGCCGCTTGCTCAACTACGTCGTGCTGCTGGCGCTGGCATCGTTTCTGACGTTCTGCCTGACGTCGGTGGCCTTCAAACCGCTGGACAGCCTGTTACAGCGCAACCCGCGACCACCACAAGCCGTCATCGACGCCAAGGCCCACGCGCTCGGTCTCGACGAGGCGATCCCGATCCGCTACGCGCACTGGGCTTCACACGCCGTCCGCGGTGACTTCGGCAAGACCGTCACCGGGCAGCCCGTCGGAGAGTCACTGTGGCGCCGCGTCGGAGTGACGCTGCGCCTGCTGGTCATCGGGTCGCTGGTGGGCACCGTCGCGGGCATCGCGGCCGGGGCGTGGGGCGCGATTCGGCAGTATCGGCTCAGCGATCGCGTCGTCACCATGGTGGCCCTGCTGGTGTTGAGCACCCCCACGTTCGTCATCGCCAACCTACTGATCCTGGCCGCGCTGCGGGTGAACTGGGCCGTGGGCCTGCAGATTTTCGACTACACCGGGGAGACATCGCCGGGGGTGTCCGGCGGGGCCGGCGCGCACTTCTTCGACCGGTTGCGGCATTTGGTGTTGCCGTCATTGACCCTGGCGCTGGCGGCCGCGGCGGGATACAGCCGCTATCAGCGCAACGCGATGCTCGACGTCCTGGGCCAGGACTTCATCCGCACCGCGCGGGCCAAGGGGCTGACCCGCCGGCGCGCGTTGGTCAAGCACGGGTTGCGCACCGCGCTGATCCCGTTGGCCACCCTGTTCGCCTACGGGGTGGCCGGGCTGGTCACCGGAGCGGTCTTCGTGGAGAAGATCTTCGGCTGGCACGGCATGGGCGAATGGCTGGTGCAGGGCATCGCGACGCAAGACACCAACATCGTCGCGGCCATCACCGTGTTCTCCGGCGCGGTGGTGTTGCTGGCCGGGCTGCTCTCCGACGTGTTTTACGCGGCTCTCGACCCGAGGGTCAGGGTGTCATGA
- a CDS encoding beta-class carbonic anhydrase, translating to MTVTDDLLGNNAEYAKTFNGPLPMPPGKHVAVVACMDARLDVYRLLGLNEGEAHVIRNAGGVVTDDVIRSLAISQRLLGTREIILIHHTDCGMLTFTDDDFKRTIQEETGVKPPWAAEAFPDVAEDVRQSLRRIEGSPFVTKHVSARGFFFDVATGKLNEVTL from the coding sequence GTGACGGTTACCGATGACTTGCTGGGCAACAACGCCGAATATGCGAAGACCTTCAACGGGCCGCTGCCGATGCCGCCGGGCAAGCATGTGGCGGTCGTCGCGTGCATGGATGCGCGGCTCGACGTGTACCGCCTCCTCGGCCTCAACGAGGGGGAGGCCCACGTCATCCGCAACGCCGGAGGGGTCGTCACCGACGACGTCATCCGCTCGCTGGCCATCAGCCAACGACTACTGGGGACGCGAGAGATCATCCTGATTCACCACACCGATTGCGGGATGCTCACGTTCACCGACGACGACTTCAAGCGCACCATCCAGGAGGAGACCGGGGTCAAACCGCCGTGGGCGGCCGAGGCGTTCCCGGATGTCGCCGAGGACGTCCGGCAGTCGCTGCGGCGCATCGAGGGCAGTCCGTTCGTCACCAAGCACGTCTCCGCGCGTGGCTTCTTCTTCGACGTCGCCACCGGCAAGCTCAACGAGGTCACGCTCTAG
- a CDS encoding ABC transporter family substrate-binding protein, which produces MASVGIRLAAALFAVALALSGCSPAINLIPETGQNARIGTSSDINPRDPATLRDGGDLRLALTAFPPNFNILHIDGNSAEVAAMMKATLPRAFVIGPDGSTTVDTNYFTSIELTGTAPQVVTYTINPKAVWSDGTPITWEDIASQVHALSGADKNFEIAGPSGAERVASVTRGVDDRQAVMTFAKPYAEWRGMFAGNGMLLPKSMTATPEAFNKGQLDGPGPSAGPFIATSLDRTTQRIVLSRNPKWWGPRPRLDNITYLVLDDAARLPALQNNTIDATGVGTIDQLTIAQRTKGITIRRAPAPAWSHITFNGAPGSILADKALRVAVSKGIDRQTIAKVVQYGLTSDPVALGNHIYVAGQKGYQDNSAVVPYDPAAAKRELDALGWKQVGQFREKDGRPLVIRDLFYDAQGSRQFAQITQHSLAQIGVKLELVARAGSGFFTNYINVGDFDLAQFGWLGDAFPLSSLTQIYKSDGESNFGKIGSPQIDAAIERTLEELDPDRARALANDLDRLIWAEGFSLPLTQSPGDVAVRSTLANFGAAGLGDLDYTAIGFTRS; this is translated from the coding sequence GTGGCTAGCGTCGGCATCCGGTTGGCGGCAGCGCTTTTCGCGGTGGCGCTGGCGCTGTCGGGCTGCTCGCCGGCCATCAACCTGATTCCGGAAACGGGGCAAAACGCGCGGATCGGGACGTCCAGCGACATCAACCCGCGCGATCCGGCCACCCTGCGAGACGGCGGTGACCTGCGACTCGCGCTCACCGCCTTCCCACCGAACTTCAACATTTTGCACATCGACGGCAATTCCGCCGAGGTCGCCGCGATGATGAAGGCCACCTTGCCGCGAGCCTTCGTCATCGGGCCGGACGGCTCGACGACGGTCGACACCAACTACTTCACCAGCATCGAACTGACCGGAACCGCACCGCAAGTGGTGACCTACACGATCAACCCCAAGGCGGTGTGGTCGGACGGCACCCCGATCACCTGGGAGGACATCGCCAGCCAGGTCCACGCGCTGAGTGGCGCCGACAAGAATTTCGAGATCGCCGGGCCCAGCGGCGCCGAGCGCGTCGCCTCGGTGACCCGCGGCGTCGACGACCGGCAGGCCGTCATGACCTTCGCCAAGCCGTACGCCGAGTGGCGCGGCATGTTCGCCGGCAACGGGATGCTGCTGCCCAAGAGCATGACGGCTACCCCCGAGGCGTTCAACAAGGGCCAGCTGGACGGGCCGGGCCCGTCGGCCGGCCCATTCATCGCCACCTCGTTGGATCGGACGACCCAGCGGATCGTGTTGAGCCGCAACCCGAAATGGTGGGGCCCGCGACCGCGCCTGGACAACATCACCTACTTGGTGCTCGACGACGCCGCGCGGCTGCCGGCCCTGCAGAACAACACGATCGACGCCACCGGGGTCGGCACCATCGATCAACTGACCATCGCGCAGCGCACCAAGGGAATCACCATCCGGCGCGCCCCCGCCCCGGCCTGGTCGCACATCACCTTCAACGGCGCCCCGGGGTCGATCCTGGCCGACAAGGCGTTGCGGGTCGCGGTGTCCAAGGGCATCGACCGCCAGACCATCGCCAAGGTCGTCCAGTACGGCCTCACCAGCGACCCGGTGGCGCTGGGCAATCACATCTACGTCGCGGGCCAGAAGGGCTACCAGGACAACAGCGCCGTGGTTCCCTACGACCCGGCCGCGGCCAAGCGCGAGCTCGACGCCCTGGGCTGGAAGCAGGTCGGCCAGTTCCGGGAGAAGGACGGTCGCCCGCTGGTCATTCGTGACCTGTTCTACGACGCCCAGGGCAGCCGACAGTTCGCCCAGATCACCCAGCACAGCCTCGCCCAAATCGGCGTCAAGCTCGAGCTTGTCGCCCGCGCGGGCAGCGGCTTTTTCACCAACTACATCAACGTCGGAGACTTCGACCTCGCCCAATTCGGTTGGCTCGGGGACGCTTTCCCGCTCTCATCGTTGACCCAGATCTACAAGTCCGACGGGGAAAGCAACTTCGGCAAGATCGGCAGCCCGCAGATCGACGCCGCCATCGAGCGGACCCTGGAAGAACTCGACCCCGACAGGGCGCGGGCGCTGGCCAACGACCTCGACCGGCTGATCTGGGCGGAGGGGTTCAGCCTGCCGCTCACCCAGTCGCCCGGGGACGTCGCGGTGCGCAGCACGCTGGCCAACTTCGGCGCGGCCGGCCTCGGCGACCTGGACTACACCGCAATCGGATTCACGCGCAGCTGA